A segment of the Lolium perenne isolate Kyuss_39 chromosome 3, Kyuss_2.0, whole genome shotgun sequence genome:
GGTACTTGCCTGTCTTGGATGATGTCTGGAATGAAGACTGTGATAAATGGCTCAGCTATAGAGCAGCCTTAATTTCAGGAGGGCTTGGAAGCAATAGAGTGGTGATTGCAGCACATATCAGCTGGTCAATTTTCAAGAGCCATGCATTCAGGGATGGTGATTGCAGCACATATCCACAGTTGGAGTTGATAGGTAGGAAAATTGTGAAGAAGCTGAAGGGGTTGCCTCTTGCATCGAAAGCATTAGGGAGCCTCCTCTTTTGCAAAGCAGATGAAGCTGAGTGGAAGGACATACTAAGAAATGACATATGGGAGCTACCAGCAGAAAAGAACAACATATTGTCAGCTCTGCGGCTAAGCTACAACCATTTACCACTACATCTCAAGCAGTGTTTTGCATTTTGTTCTGTATATCCCAAAGATCATAATTTATTTTAAGAAAATTATTTTCAATGCACCAATTTTGATGGACAGATGCTCACAGATTGAATTTCTTGAAATGCTAGTACCCTGTCCAGTTATATGCAGTCACAAACCCATAAA
Coding sequences within it:
- the LOC139837452 gene encoding putative disease resistance protein RGA3 yields the protein MHAASSSNGGLLTGKKMAALEQITNTNMLQETFSRVLRGKRYLPVLDDVWNEDCDKWLSYRAALISGGLGSNRVVIAAHISWSIFKSHAFRDGDCSTYPQLELIGRKIVKKLKGLPLASKALGSLLFCKADEAEWKDILRNDIWELPAEKNNILSALRLSYNHLPLHLKQCFAFCSVYPKDHNLF